A region of Oncorhynchus masou masou isolate Uvic2021 chromosome 29, UVic_Omas_1.1, whole genome shotgun sequence DNA encodes the following proteins:
- the LOC135520091 gene encoding protein eva-1 homolog B-like yields MDAKRKEMDLLSNSIAAYAHIKENPESFGLYFVIGVCFGLVLTLCLLVIRISCKPRTNIPASTPEKKHLKDFSEDECDGDSEDEEEEGDVEAPAPLPTTEIPIGNHHNHSQSDGTLSVNVFTSAEELERAQRLEERERIIREIWRNGQPDILGSGTGTIGRVHYY; encoded by the exons ATGGATGCAAAGAGGAAAGAGATGGACCTCCTCAGCAACAGCATAGCTGCCTACGCACACATcaaag AGAACCCGGAGAGCTTTGGGCTGTACTTTGTAATCGGGGTTTGTTTCGGCCTGGTCCTCACCCTCTGCCTCCTGGTCATCCGTATCTCCTGCAAGCCCCGCACCAACATACCGGCCTCCACGCCCGAGAAGAAACACTTAAAGGATTTCAGTGAGGACGAATGTGATGGAGATAgcgaggatgaggaagaggagggtgacGTTGAAGCACCCGCCCCCCTGCCCACCACAGAGATTCCCATTGGcaaccaccacaaccacagccAATCGGATGGGACACTGAGCGTTAACGTGTTCACGTCGGCCGAGGAACTGGAGCGGGCGCAGCGATTGGAGGAGAGGGAGCGAATCATACGGGAGATCTGGAGGAATGGGCAGCCCGATATCCTGGGTTCAGGAACAGGCACTATAGGTCGGGTGCACTACTACTAA